A window of Sphingobacterium sp. SRCM116780 contains these coding sequences:
- a CDS encoding Crp/Fnr family transcriptional regulator, translating into MSVLAYFKSLYPIDDDLDLFFERIIEIKEFHKGDVIFEPGSYLKYIYFIETGMTRIFYYKNNKDITHYFFGPNTFSTGIESVFYQKPSLFGFQALTSCKISLIPFQAIYELAKTNIVVNQIIQKALLDSLINFSNRFYNTQFQSALERYQLLLAENPELLQNASLGHIASYLGISQQTLSVIRGQVV; encoded by the coding sequence ATGAGTGTATTGGCATATTTTAAAAGCTTGTATCCTATTGATGACGATCTGGATTTATTCTTTGAGCGAATTATTGAAATAAAAGAATTTCATAAAGGAGATGTAATTTTTGAGCCAGGTAGTTATTTGAAATATATTTATTTTATAGAAACGGGCATGACCCGTATTTTTTACTATAAAAACAATAAGGATATTACGCATTATTTCTTCGGACCCAATACATTTAGTACAGGCATAGAAAGCGTCTTTTATCAGAAACCGTCTTTATTTGGCTTTCAAGCCCTGACATCATGTAAGATTTCATTAATTCCTTTTCAAGCGATTTATGAGCTAGCCAAGACCAATATCGTGGTCAATCAAATTATTCAAAAGGCATTGTTAGATTCTTTAATTAATTTTTCCAATCGTTTTTATAATACACAATTTCAGTCCGCATTGGAACGGTATCAACTGCTTCTGGCAGAGAATCCAGAACTCCTTCAAAATGCTTCCCTTGGTCATATTGCTTCTTATTTAGGTATTTCCCAGCAGACACTGTCAGTCATAAGAGGACAAGTCGTTTAA
- the lipA gene encoding lipoyl synthase, with product MIELPVTPATQAQRKPDWLRVKLPVGKEYRHVRGLVDEHKLHTICESGNCPNMGECWGAGTATFMILGNICTRSCSFCAVSTGRPKAVELDEPARVANSVKLMQVKHCVITSVDRDDLKDGGSTIWAETILAIRHESPTTTLETLIPDFKGQWENLDRVLAVRPEVVSHNIETVRRLTREVRIQAKYDRSLECLRRISEAGLRTKSGIMLGFGETEEDVIETMQDLFNVGVDILTIGQYLQPTKAHHPVVEWITPEQFDKYKEIGLKMGFKYVESGPLVRSSYHAEKHLFDMQ from the coding sequence ATGATTGAACTTCCTGTTACTCCTGCAACACAAGCACAGCGTAAGCCTGATTGGTTGCGTGTAAAATTGCCTGTAGGTAAAGAATATAGACATGTCAGAGGCCTTGTGGATGAGCATAAGCTACATACCATATGTGAGAGTGGTAACTGTCCTAACATGGGAGAATGTTGGGGTGCAGGAACTGCTACGTTCATGATCTTGGGTAATATCTGTACACGCTCATGTTCTTTTTGTGCAGTATCAACTGGTAGACCAAAAGCGGTGGAATTGGATGAACCTGCGCGTGTAGCCAATTCTGTGAAATTGATGCAGGTGAAACACTGTGTGATTACTTCCGTTGACCGTGATGATTTAAAAGATGGGGGTTCTACGATCTGGGCAGAAACCATTTTAGCTATTCGTCATGAAAGTCCTACAACAACTTTAGAGACATTGATTCCTGATTTTAAAGGACAGTGGGAGAATCTTGACCGTGTGTTGGCTGTTCGTCCAGAAGTAGTTTCACATAATATAGAAACGGTTCGTCGTTTGACTCGTGAAGTACGGATTCAAGCAAAATATGATCGTTCATTAGAATGTCTTCGTCGTATTTCGGAAGCAGGTTTGCGTACTAAATCAGGAATTATGCTTGGTTTTGGTGAAACAGAAGAAGATGTTATCGAGACCATGCAAGATTTGTTTAACGTAGGAGTTGATATTTTGACTATCGGTCAATACCTACAACCGACGAAAGCACATCATCCAGTTGTGGAGTGGATTACACCAGAGCAATTTGATAAATATAAAGAAATTGGTTTGAAAATGGGATTCAAATATGTAGAATCGGGACCATTGGTAAGATCATCTTATCATGCAGAGAAACATTTGTTTGATATGCAATAA
- a CDS encoding family 20 glycosylhydrolase, protein MRFTHSIAILLFVGILPLNIFAQENFDLIPKPASLTLVVGTYEIPASPKVFVSEEFLTAAQLLPEHPAIESITTEIVKKVKKAPKEGIRILKAEDTDKLDKSGYRISIDEKGILIIAHEVPPLINAIYTLVQLGYLQDNPAQIHAVDIEDQPAFSYRGMHIDPSRHFIPFSFMKKFVDIMAIYKFNNLHWHLTDGAGWRLEIKKYPELTSKAAWRTHVKWKDWWNNGRQYVDAGSPNASGGFYTQEQARELVDYAAKKGINIIPEIEMPGHSEEVLAIYPELSCSGKPYTQSEFCIGNEKTYEFLKNVLDEVIAIFPSPYIHIGGDEADKKHWKTCPKCQALKTKEGLKSEEELQSYLIRQMDEYVQSKGRKIIGWDEILEGGLTKGATVMSWRGESGGIKSANAGHDVIMTPGSHLYFDSYQSDPRTQPETIGGYLPLSKVYEYNPIPKDIQQDKVKHVLGAQATLWAEYMPNYQQIEYMAFPRALALSEVVWTKSELKNWPNFHKRLQSHYKLLQKFEVNYYRPSYNVNYKVDFDEKKSLNTVTLSSEQLHASNIHYTIDGSKPTYHTAPYNNPFDLSVPTVVNAAYFLDSTQVGPIQTIQLDVHKAIGKTVTYNNPWSEGYPAQKDLTLTNGIKGGLTYQDGQWQGFLKDLDVVVDFERREEINSVAMNFMQLSGPGVFMPGEFKVLLSENGRTFREVGVIKNDISDQDPTLIFKRFELKLAKPQQARYVRVVATNTKKGFLFTDELIVY, encoded by the coding sequence ATGAGATTTACTCACTCAATAGCAATATTACTTTTTGTGGGAATACTTCCCCTGAACATATTTGCGCAAGAAAATTTTGATTTAATTCCAAAACCTGCTAGTTTGACTCTTGTGGTAGGAACCTACGAAATTCCTGCCTCTCCAAAAGTTTTTGTATCAGAAGAGTTTTTAACTGCTGCTCAATTATTACCTGAACACCCTGCTATCGAATCGATAACTACGGAAATCGTCAAAAAAGTAAAAAAAGCTCCCAAAGAAGGGATTCGGATATTGAAAGCTGAGGATACGGATAAATTAGATAAATCTGGATATCGTATTTCTATTGATGAAAAAGGTATTCTTATTATCGCACATGAAGTTCCTCCCTTAATCAATGCTATTTATACATTGGTTCAACTGGGATATCTACAAGATAACCCTGCTCAAATACATGCAGTCGATATTGAAGATCAACCAGCCTTCTCCTATCGGGGTATGCACATAGACCCTTCTCGTCATTTTATCCCTTTTTCCTTTATGAAAAAGTTTGTGGATATCATGGCAATATATAAATTCAACAATTTACACTGGCACCTAACGGATGGAGCTGGCTGGCGATTGGAAATAAAAAAATATCCAGAACTAACTTCAAAAGCAGCTTGGCGTACACATGTCAAGTGGAAAGATTGGTGGAACAATGGTCGTCAGTATGTTGATGCTGGCTCTCCCAATGCTAGTGGTGGGTTCTATACACAAGAACAAGCTCGGGAACTCGTCGACTACGCTGCAAAAAAGGGTATAAATATCATTCCTGAGATTGAAATGCCTGGACATTCAGAGGAGGTACTTGCCATCTATCCTGAGTTATCTTGCTCTGGTAAACCATATACCCAATCTGAATTCTGTATTGGAAATGAGAAAACATATGAATTTTTGAAAAATGTGTTGGATGAGGTCATTGCTATTTTCCCTTCTCCATATATTCATATTGGTGGAGATGAAGCTGATAAAAAACATTGGAAGACATGTCCCAAATGTCAAGCTTTAAAAACAAAAGAGGGCTTAAAATCTGAAGAAGAGCTACAAAGCTATTTAATCAGACAAATGGACGAATATGTACAATCGAAAGGTCGAAAAATCATTGGATGGGATGAGATTTTGGAAGGAGGACTAACAAAAGGGGCAACAGTTATGAGTTGGCGAGGTGAATCTGGAGGTATTAAATCTGCAAATGCAGGTCACGATGTGATTATGACTCCTGGTTCTCATCTTTATTTTGATTCTTATCAATCTGATCCAAGAACGCAACCGGAAACGATTGGTGGCTACCTACCGCTCAGCAAAGTGTATGAATATAATCCTATTCCAAAAGACATTCAACAAGATAAAGTTAAGCATGTCCTTGGTGCTCAAGCGACCTTATGGGCAGAGTACATGCCAAATTATCAGCAGATCGAATACATGGCTTTCCCTAGAGCGTTAGCTTTATCTGAAGTGGTATGGACAAAGTCTGAATTAAAAAACTGGCCTAATTTTCATAAACGACTTCAATCGCACTACAAATTATTGCAAAAGTTTGAAGTGAATTATTATCGTCCTTCTTACAATGTCAATTATAAAGTAGATTTTGACGAAAAGAAATCCTTGAATACGGTAACGTTAAGCTCAGAACAGTTACATGCCAGCAATATTCATTATACCATAGATGGATCCAAACCAACCTATCATACTGCACCTTACAATAATCCGTTTGATCTATCTGTACCAACAGTCGTAAATGCAGCATATTTCTTAGATTCCACTCAAGTAGGGCCTATTCAAACAATCCAATTGGATGTACATAAAGCCATCGGTAAAACCGTGACTTATAATAATCCTTGGAGCGAAGGATATCCTGCACAGAAAGACTTGACGCTAACCAATGGTATTAAAGGAGGATTAACATATCAGGATGGGCAATGGCAAGGTTTTCTAAAAGATCTAGATGTTGTTGTTGACTTTGAACGTCGTGAAGAAATCAATAGTGTCGCAATGAATTTTATGCAGCTTAGTGGTCCTGGTGTATTTATGCCAGGAGAGTTTAAAGTTTTATTATCCGAAAATGGACGTACTTTTAGAGAGGTAGGTGTTATTAAAAATGACATTTCTGATCAAGATCCTACCCTCATCTTTAAAAGATTTGAGTTAAAATTAGCGAAGCCTCAACAAGCAAGATATGTGCGTGTAGTAGCAACGAATACTAAAAAAGGATTT
- a CDS encoding TolC family protein — MNMVLKKVVILSFFLSFLTTELSFAQQGITARLKEPILKAIQNSTEIKNSYLENQKTILDKNSVGGKLLPQVSALGMYGYLNGSGEIDLPTRTLPILGLDLFDGAQKFNASSQIGLAGVNATQVIFSGLQITNGKKALDEKFKAQQLMTEASYDQVAQEVVLAFDQIMLLKEVDALILDSEKRLNKEHLKVIKAIENGLAIPYDRDKIKLAMLELESKKAESFNNRELLYFKLEELTKMSVEELKKLDYSLELMLIDSLRSSIENRKELQALNASQRAYEYVLKKEKGARLPQVFAFGSAFYVNAFDTKFKLKDLPQVGNLNLSANHFQLAPSFALGVGVKWTVFDGNQHRNNIKKANIDLMMNQNKLNDTKDKLSLLNRKTYSDYRLAVKKIAVHQQQIKIADNNLDLASKQFEAGLIDVTERLSAENEMYKQSLSYYSQLLLQRSAALELLKSQGNLYESLVK; from the coding sequence ATGAATATGGTATTAAAAAAAGTTGTCATCCTTAGTTTTTTTCTGTCGTTTTTAACAACAGAGCTGTCCTTTGCGCAGCAAGGCATCACAGCACGATTGAAAGAGCCTATTTTAAAAGCAATTCAAAATAGTACGGAGATTAAGAACAGCTATTTAGAAAATCAAAAAACGATTTTAGATAAAAATAGTGTCGGTGGTAAATTATTGCCTCAGGTAAGTGCCTTGGGTATGTATGGTTACTTGAATGGCTCTGGAGAAATTGACTTACCGACAAGAACATTACCTATTTTGGGTCTTGACTTATTTGATGGTGCTCAAAAATTTAATGCCTCTTCTCAAATCGGTCTCGCGGGTGTAAATGCGACTCAAGTTATTTTTAGCGGATTGCAAATCACGAATGGTAAGAAAGCGTTGGACGAAAAATTTAAAGCGCAACAACTGATGACAGAAGCTAGTTATGATCAGGTAGCACAAGAAGTCGTGCTGGCTTTTGATCAAATTATGTTACTAAAAGAAGTTGATGCCTTGATTCTGGATTCAGAAAAAAGATTGAATAAGGAACATTTAAAAGTGATAAAAGCAATAGAAAACGGTCTAGCAATTCCTTATGATCGAGATAAGATAAAATTGGCCATGCTGGAACTGGAAAGTAAAAAGGCAGAGTCGTTTAATAATCGAGAACTGCTATATTTTAAATTGGAAGAATTAACAAAAATGTCTGTTGAAGAGCTTAAAAAATTAGATTATTCACTCGAATTAATGTTAATAGATTCCTTACGATCATCTATTGAAAATAGAAAAGAATTACAGGCTTTAAATGCATCGCAACGTGCTTACGAATATGTGTTGAAAAAAGAGAAAGGAGCTCGCTTACCACAGGTTTTTGCATTTGGGAGTGCATTTTACGTCAATGCATTTGATACAAAATTTAAGCTGAAAGATTTACCTCAAGTCGGCAATCTTAATCTATCTGCCAATCATTTTCAACTGGCACCTAGCTTTGCTTTAGGTGTTGGTGTGAAGTGGACTGTTTTTGATGGAAATCAACATCGCAATAATATCAAGAAAGCAAATATTGATTTAATGATGAATCAAAATAAATTGAATGATACCAAAGACAAACTTTCGTTATTGAATCGTAAGACATACTCAGATTATCGATTGGCAGTGAAAAAAATTGCTGTTCATCAGCAACAAATCAAAATTGCAGATAATAATCTTGATTTGGCCTCTAAACAGTTTGAAGCAGGTTTAATTGATGTGACAGAGCGGTTAAGTGCTGAAAACGAAATGTACAAGCAGTCGTTGAGTTATTACAGTCAATTATTGTTACAACGTAGTGCAGCTTTAGAATTGCTGAAATCACAGGGAAATCTTTACGAATCATTAGTCAAATAG